One Haemorhous mexicanus isolate bHaeMex1 chromosome 19, bHaeMex1.pri, whole genome shotgun sequence genomic window carries:
- the MN1 gene encoding transcriptional activator MN1 encodes MFGLEQFEPQNSGRNGGQAERGFGQPGLSMSAHFKAPAFPGGGPAPADPALGALGEPPLLGMNMSLAGDGYGFPGRGPAELHGGGMQPPVHGFFGGQQPHGGPGGAPHPHQHPPHFGGGFGPDPGASCVHGGRLLGYSGALGGQTAFADGYEHMAEGQSGEGFGQQRPGTLPDFQHHGAGAASHAVPAPCLPLDQSPNRAASFHGLPAAGSSEPHGLEPRRLPAQGGVDSLEYNYPGDGPASHFELPVFSPSEPEGQLPHYGGGRQVPAGGSFAGAPALPRAPGMAVAKAHPPQQHGVFFERFGGARKMSASLEPGANARHPLMQQQQQPPPPPQAPQQPPGLLARQNSCPPAIPRQQQTEANAPNSNLQDNGPIMQNQHAQFEYPIHRLENRNMHPYTDPVFNMQHPPPQQPPNQRLQHFDAPYVSVAKRPRFDFPNTPGVERCASWGSGMHGPAMESHLSPTAYPGLPGEFTPPAPEAFGGPLPHGGPEHPALAQRQNAALVMKQMASRSQQRLRPPSLQQLGHHGEVGAPSSLPPPAFEREAGGGRSFDAPAPHLAPDSAWFAGPPPPGELLPRRLAAPGLPAEAAPHELGLQPGGPAVLFRPGASGLGLQEPLRMAGEGPAQALPSPGVHPAFTPTMGGLSQLQSPGSGVALPNAPAERRGPADFAAQPGFPFGAAARQPAAHGAAPALSASPGAYPPPPPEFPPPPPPRPTASKLGALSLGSFSKAASKDNVFGQSCLAALSTACQNMIASLGAPNLNVTFNKKSPAEAKRKLSQAEPDPPPAAPDYFPAGPPVGGGGTGKAAGAAPLLPAESSLSPGYALEPVAGGEGKAGGGRGRGRRKRDSGHVSPGTFFEKFSAAEGGGAGVSPGQPAVPVAAGAPPGAAGAERGGGTPHDKPLTSPSWGKGSELLLAEQPDLMSSLDSGIQSVTKSDGSSPHVDFPDEVSTSYGNEDEVSSSSDNATSKPTRSPLLGGSPKLPRGEHALLNGQKPLALGLLSTSTSTPDSYGLSTTAGAHPGTPSMEQVRTPTSTSAQDEIHPLEILQAQIQLQRQQFSISEDQPLGLKSKKGECAGQNGDSDLGSCCSDGVKGTMSTIDLDSLMAEHNSTWYLPGEKALMEGQEEDKPMAPWEKPKPPNPSKEAHDLPPSKTSAAAAQTGTHLQCLSVHCTDDVGEAKGRTAVPTWRSLHSDISNRFGTFVAALT; translated from the exons ATGTTCGGGCTGGAGCAGTTCGAGCCGCAAAACAGCGGCCGGAACGGCGGGCAGGCGGAGCGGGGCTTCGGCCAGCCCGGACTGAGCATGAGCGCGCACTTCAAGGCGCCGGCCTTCCCCGGCGGCGGCCCAGCACCGGCGGACCCGGCCCTGGGAGCGCTGGGCGAGCCGCCCCTCCTGGGCATGAACATGAGCCTGGCCGGGGACGGCTACGGCTTCccgggccgcggccccgccgagcTGCACGGCGGCGGCATGCAGCCGCCTGTGCACGGCTTCTTCGGCGGACAGCAGCCGCACGGCGGTCCCGGCGGCGCCCCCCACCCGCACCAGCACCCCCCGCACTTCGGCGGCGGCTTCGGGCCCGACCCCGGCGCCTCCTGCGTGCACGGCGGGCGCCTTCTGGGCTACAGCGGTGCGCTGGGCGGGCAGACGGCGTTCGCCGACGGCTACGAGCACATGGCCGAGGGCCAGAGCggcgagggcttcgggcagcaGCGCCCCGGGACCTTGCCCGATTTCCAGCACCACGGCGCCGGCGCCGCCAGCCACGCCGTGCCGGCGCCCTGCCTGCCCCTCGACCAGTCCCCCAACCGCGCTGCCTCCTTCCACGGGCTGCCGGCGGCCGGCTCCTCCGAGCCCCACGGCCTGGAGCCGCGGCGGTTGCCGGCGCAGGGCGGCGTGGACTCGCTGGAATACAATTACCCTGGCGACGGCCCTGCCAGCCACTTCGAGCTGCCAGTCTTCTCCCCGTCGGAGCCTGAGGGGCAGCTGCCGCACTACGGCGGCGGGCGGCAGGTGCCGGCGGGCGGCAGCTTCGCGGGGGCGCCCGCCCTGCCCCGGGCGCCGGGCATGGCCGTGGCCAAGGCGCACCCGCCGCAGCAGCACGGCGTCTTCTTCGAGCGCTTCGGGGGGGCGCGGAAGATGTCGGCCAGTCTGGAGCCGGGGGCCAACGCCAGGCACCCgctgatgcagcagcagcagcagccgccaCCACCACCGCAAGCACCGCAGCAGCCGCCGGGCTTGCTGGCCAGACAGAACTCCTGCCCGCCAGCCATCCCTAGGCAACAGCAAACAGAAGCCAACGCTCCCAACTCCAACCTGCAGGACAATGGGCCCATAATGCAGAACCAGCATGCACAGTTTGAATACCCTATTCACAGACTGGAGAACAGGAATATGCATCCCTACACCGACCCCGTGTTTAATATGCAGCACCCTCCTCCGCAACAGCCACCAAATCAAAGACTGCAGCACTTCGATGCCCCCTACGTGAGCGTCGCCAAGAGGCCGCGGTTTGACTTCCCCAACACTCCTGGCGTCGAGCGCTGTGCCTCCTGGGGCAGCGGCATGCATGGCCCGGCCATGGAGAGTCACCTTTCCCCGACGGCCTACCCTGGCCTGCCGGGCGAGTTCACCCCGCCGGCACCTGAGGCCTTTGGGGGCCCATTGCCACACGGCGGCCCCGAGCACCCGGCGCTGGCGCAGCGCCAGAACGCGGCCCTGGTGATGAAGCAGATGGCCTCGCGAAGCCAGCAGCGCCTGCGGCCGCCcagtctgcagcagctggggcatCATGGTGAGGTGGGCGCACCCAGCAGCCTGCCCCCGCCAGCCTTCGAGCGGGAGGCTGGTGGCGGCCGCAGCTTTGATGCGCCAGCGCCGCACCTGGCCCCCGACAGCGCCTGGTTCGCAGGGCCACCGCCGCCCGGGGAGCTGCTGCCGAGGCGCTTGGCAGCACCCGGGCTACCAGCCGAGGCAGCCCCCCACGAGCTGGGCCTGCAGCCGGGTGGCCCTGCCGTGCTCTTCCGGCCGGGTGCCagtgggctggggctgcaggagcccttgCGGATGGCAGGCGAGGGGCCAGCGCAGGCCCTGCCGTCGCCCGGCGTCCATCCGGCCTTCACACCCACAATGGGTGGCCTCTCGCAGCTGCAGTCACCTGGCAGCGGTGTGGCACTGCCCAATGCCCCTGCTGAGCGCCGTGGCCCCGCCGACtttgctgctcagcctggcttcCCCTTTGGGGCGGCAGCGCGGCAGCCGGCGGCCCACGGGGCTGCACCTGCCCTCAGCGCCTCGCCAGGTGCCTACCCACCACCCCCACCCGAGTTTCCCCCGCCACCCCCGCCGCGGCCCACTGCCAGCAAGCTGGGTGCCCTCTCGCTGGGTTCCTTCAGCAAGGCGGCCAGCAAGGACAATGTCTTcgggcagagctgcctggctgccctctcCACTGCCTGCCAAAACATGATTGCGAGTCTGGGCGCTCCCAACCTCAACGTCACCTTCAACAAGAAGAGCCCGGCCGAGGCCAAGCGCAAGCTCAGCCAGGCCGAGCCTGACCCGCCACCTGCTGCCCCGGACTACTTCCCAGCAGGGCCACCAGTAGGTGGGGGTGGCACGGGCAAAGCAGCGGGCGCTGCCCCGCTGCTGCCTGCGGAGAGCAGCCTCTCTCCCGGCTACGCGCTGGAGCCGGTGGCCGGTGGCGAGGGGAAGGCGGGTGGCGGGCGGGGTCGGGGTCGCCGGAAACGGGACAGTGGGCACGTCAGCCCCGGCACGTTTTTTGAGAAGTTCTCAGCTGCCGAGGGCGGGGGAGCCGGTGtcagcccagggcagccggCAGTGCCGGTGGCGGCGGGGGCCCcgccgggggctgcgggcgcTGAGCGCGGCGGAGGCACCCCTCATGACAAGCCCCTGACCTCACCATCCTGGGGCAAGGGCAGTGAACTGTTGCTGGCGGAGCAGCCCGACCTGATGTCCTCCCTGGACAGCGGCATCCAGAGCGTGACCAAGTCAGACGGCAGCTCCCCGCATGTGGACTTTCCCGACGAGGTCAGCACCAGCTATGGCAACGAGGACGAGGTGTCCTCCAGCTCCGACAATGCCACCTCCAAGCCCACCCGTAGCCCGCTGCTGGGTGGTTCGCCCAAGCTGCCCCGTGGGGAGCACGCACTTCTCAACGGACAGAAGCCCCTGGCCCTTGGCCTTCTCAGTACATCTACCTCGACCCCTGACAGCTATGGGCTCAGCACCACGGCGGGCGCTCACCCTGGCACCCCAAGCATGGAGCAGGTGCGGACCCCCACGAGCACCTCGGCCCAGGATGAGATCCACCCCCTGGAGATCCTGCAGGCACAGATCCAGCTCCAGCGGCAGCAGTTCAGCATCTCGGAAGACCAGCCCTTGGGGTTGAAGAGCAAGAAGGGGGAGTGTGCGGGGCAGAATGGGGACAGTgacctgggcagctgctgctcggACGGTGTCAAGGGCACCATGAGCACCATCGATCTGGACTCCCTGATGGCAGAGCACAACTCCACCTGGTACCTGCCTGGAGAGAAGGCCCTgatggaggggcaggaggaggacaAGCCCATGGCGCCCTGGGAGAAGCCCAAGCCCCCGAACCCCAGCAAAGAAG CCCACGACCTTCCCCCGAGCAAGAcctcggcggcggcggcgcagACGGGCACCCACCTGCAGTGCCTCTCGGTCCACTGCACGGACGACGTGGGCGAGGCCAAGGGCCGGACTGCGGTGCCGACGTGGAGGTCCCTGCACTCGGACATCTCCAACAGATTCGGGACTTTTGTGGCTGCCCTGACTtga